Within Macaca nemestrina isolate mMacNem1 chromosome X, mMacNem.hap1, whole genome shotgun sequence, the genomic segment CGTGTGCTCCAGTCCCACAGCCGAAGTCTTAGAGCTGGGGCTCTAACCCATGCTGCGTCCCTCAAGGGGGCAGCTTCGGAAGCTTGGCCATCTAGAGAAACACTCCCCAGCAATTACCCCCGACTCCTGGCTCTCCTGCCCTTCCACAGtctggggggcagggaggggacagcGCTGCATCATTCCCTGTGGCACTCCGCTCTGGGGCCATTAACAGACGCCTCCCCATCGATCGGATCTGCTAAGTGCTGCTGATTCAGGCGAGTGGGGGTGGGGGCCCCTGGGGGCAGAGGGGGTAGGAGCTGGGCAGGAAGAGAGGGGAGTCCAGGAAGGAGGTGGAGAGAATTGGCAAAGTTCCCTGCcacccccattttccagatgacgCGACTGAGGCCCAACCAGCTTTGTAGGAGGCGGAGTCTCCCCAGGGTCCCTCTCTGGCTGTCCTAGGGGAGGGGGCTCGGGGAGCCACGaggcccctccctgcctccctccatcTCCCGGCAAGCTCGGAGGGGCGGGGAGAGAGagccagaggaggaggagaactCAGGCAGCTCTGCAGAGGGGGCCAGGAGCTCGGGTGTTTGGTACCCCCAGCCCCAccgctgttgctgctgctgcaaCGGGGACACAGGTGAGGACGGCccgagagggagggggagggggaccACCACTAGCGCTGTCCTCATCTTTCCCTGGTCCAGCCCCCATGCCCTAGCCCATCCTGGGATAGTCCCCAGGGGTCCCACTGGACCTTGCCCTTCCCAGGCCTCCTTCCGGGGACCCTGCGCCCTCTCCCTGCCTATGCCACCTCTCCTACGCCTGGCTGTGGttgcttctcttcctcctgctgccgctgctgctacTGCCACTGCCCAGCACACACCGCCAGCCCCTCGGGGTGTGGTTTCCCCAGACCTGCCCCCAACGGTGGGACCCAGCCTTCTCCCGGCCTCCCCTGCCAGCTTCCTGCAAAGCCCAGGAGCCCCCCTCCCCGGAGACACACCCAACTCCCTTTCAACACCCCACCCTCCTCTTAACCCCATTTTGGGGGTAACCCCCTTCCTCTTATTTAGTCTTCATAGATCCCCTGGGTGCTCTGGGACTGTGCCCAACTTCCTAACATTtgagtcccagctccttggaatTCCCCAGGCCCCTTTTTCCTCCCCGTAGAACTCCTGAGACTGTCGACCAGGCTTTCTTGGCCCCTCTAGATACCCACCTCCCCCAGATAACTCTCAGCCTCTCAAAAAATAACCCAGCCCCCTATCCACCCCTTTGGATAACCTCTTCCCCTCTCCAGCCCTACTAGGCGGCCCTCGCCTCTCCTTTCTTCCCCAGAACTCCTCTAGAGTACAGACATCCCCCCAGGCTATTCTTGGCAACTCTAGGCAGTCCCAAGACACCTTTCAGCCTCTTTACAACCTCCTGGATCCACAGCCACCCCTCCAGATGCACCAGCTGCCTTTCCAGATCCATGAGGGGGGTCTAACCCTCTTATGCTTCCCCTAGAAGCTTGAGGGTGTGGACAACCCTCCTCACCTGTCTCAGCCCCTCTAGAACCCCCACTTCCAGACACTCTCAGTCTCTTTCAAGCACCTCTGGTCCCATTTCTACCCCTCCGGATGCCCCAGTCTCCTCTCCACCTCCACAAAGGAGTTCCAGGCTCTTCTGCCTTCCCTGAGACTCTTGAGAGTGTAGAGAACTCCTCACGTGTTTCTTGGCCCCTCTAGACGCCCCCAGACACCTCTCAGGCACAGGCTAACTCCTTTAGAATCATCTCAGTCTCTCTAAACCCTCCCTCAGCTCCTTCTTGGCCCCATCCCCACACCTCTTTTCTGTTCTCTATGTCCCCAAGTCCCTTCTTAGTCCCTCAGGACATTGCCCAGGCCCCTCCTAGGCTCTGTAAATGTCCCCCAAACTCCTTCCCGTCTCTCTAGTTCTTCCTCCTGGTTCCTCTTGGCCTCTCTAGACACCCCCAGTTTCCTTGTTCAGGTGGCTCAAGGCGTCTCCAAGCCCCCACCATCCTGGAGACAGCCACATTCTCCTACACGCCACCCTCACTAACTCTCCCTGGGCTTGGGGAGCGGCACGATGGCGGCAGGCCTGGCCACGTGGCTGCCTTTTGCCCGGGCGGCAGCGGTGGGCTGGCTGCCCCTGGCCCAGCAGCCCCTGCCCCCAGCACCGGGGGTGAAGACATCTCGAGGAGATGAGGTTCTGGTGGTGAACGTGAGCGGACGGCGCTTTGAGACCTGGAAGAATACGCTGGACCGCTACCCAGATACCTTGTTGGGCAGCTCAGAGAAGGAATTCTTCTACGATGCTGACTCAGGCGAGTACTTCTTCGATCGCGACCCTGACATGTTCCGCCATGTGCTGAACTTCTACCGAACGGGGCGTCTGCACTGCCCACGGCAGGAGTGCATCCAGGCCTTCGACGAAGAGCTGGCCTTCTACGGCCTGGTCCCCGAGCTAGTTGGTGACTGCTGCCTTGAAGAGTATCGGGACCGAAAGAAGGAGAATGCCGAGCGCCTGGCAGAGGATGAGGAGGCCGAGCAGGCCGGGGACGGCCCAGCCCTGCCTGCGGGCAGCTCCCTGCGGCAGCGGCTCTGGCGGGCCTTCGAGAATCCACATACGAGCACTGCAGCCCTCGTTTTCTACTACGTGACCGGCTTCTTCATCGCCGTGTCGGTCATCGCCAATGTGGTGGAGACCATCCCATGCCGCGGCGCTGCACGCAGGTCCTCGAGGGAGCAGCCCTGTGGCGAACGCTTCCCACAGGCCTTTTTCTGCATGGACACAGCCTGTGTACTCATATTCACAGGTGAATATCTCCTGCGGCTGTTTGCTGCCCCCAGCCGTTGCCGCTTCCTGCGGAGTGTCATGAGCCTCATTGACGTGGTGGCCATCCTGCCCTACTACATTGGGCTTTTGGTGCCCAAGAACGACGATGTCTCAGGCGCCTTTGTCACCCTGCGTGTGTTCCGGGTGTTTCGCATCTTCAAGTTCTCCAGGCACTCACAGGGCTTGAGGATTCTGGGCTACACACTCAAGAGCTGTGCCTCTGAGCTGggctttctcctcttttctctaaCCATGGCCATCATCATCTTTGCCACTGTCATGTTTTATGCTGAGAAGGGCACAAACAAGACCAACTTTACAAGCATCCCTGCGGCCTTCTGGTATACCATTGTCACCATGACCACGCTTGGGTGAGTGCGGACTCCATGTTGGGGGCTGCCCGATTACACTCACCCTTTCTGTAAAATTAGGAAGTTTAAAGGAAtgatcttcctccctccctccctccctccctccctccctccctcccttccttccttcctctttcttttttagatggagtcttactctgttgcccaggctggagtgcagtggcaagatctcagctcactgcaacctctgcttcctgggttcaagtgattctcccgcttcagaatcccaagtagctgggattacaggtgcatgccaccatggccagctaatttttgtatttttagtagagatgggatttcaccatgttggccaggctggtctcaaactcctgacctcaggtgatccgcccaccttggcctcccaaagggctgggattacaggcatgagccaccgtgcctggcctctctctctttttgagctTCAGTTTGCTAATCTGTACAAACTGAAGGAGCTGGACTTATTCTTCAGATCCCTCCCAGCTCTGACAATGCCTTGATTTTCTAGGTCAGGAGACTTGGGTTCAAGGATTGTCTTAGCTGCTCTCTTTCTGTTGATGTCATTTTCTCATGGCCTCGGTtttcccctctgtaaaatggggaatgCTGATCCCTTCATCATCTAGAGAGGATTCAATGACATCACAGTTGTGAAAGTTCTCTGAATGTTTCTGGTGCGGGATACATAGGTGTTGGCTTTCTAGcacctctttttctgttttggggACCCATGTCTCCCAACCTTCTAGAATTGTCTGCTGTGTGGGGCACTACTTCTGTGCCTTTGTGATTCCTTGATGTTTCCCAGAACAAGatgttttcagcttttttttttttttttttggtagatccCTGCAGAAGAAACAGAGTTCGGATAAAAGTATCAAATGGAATCATTGAACTCATGAGCTTTCTAAAGATACTGTCTAGGGCAGATGCTGTGATCCTTCTCTAAGTTTCCATCACTGGGATTGGGTATACAGTTGGTGCTCAGTATCTGTTGAAGGAATGACTGAATGAGTTGGGTttgctcagtttcttcatagagGTACAAAAAAAGTTGACTTGGGGTTTCTAAAGCGTAGAAACCCCAAGGCTGGAACTGAGTATTTTGATGGCTTTTACTCTATTCAagtcctcacaacaactctgtgaGGGTGGATGTCTGCCCATGTCTCATAGTTGAGGACACGGTCTGAGATGACACATCAGAGAGCCAGCAATGGCCAAGTTGGAGAGACTTTTGAGCAGAGTCCTGAATGCTTAAAATGagtcaaaatacagaaataaggAACAGCCATCCTAGGGCACAGAGAAAAGGCTTAGAGGCTAAAGACTGCAGAGACTGTTTCTGTGGAGGAGTTCTGATTGGTTCTGCGGTCAGAACAAAAGTATGCAGTGTGATCTTGGGCGAGTCAGTTACAGAACCCCCCTGATCTTCAGGGGAGCTCTCTGTGAACAAGTTAGTAAGGTTGGCTTGGCTCTATCTCTATGGGAGGTGGGTGGCATGGAGAAAGACAGGGGGGTTTCAAGGCTCCTCCCTGTTTTGTCATATGTGGACAGTTTTCAAAGATTCCCCTACAGGGAAATGAAAAGGGGTCCTACTTAGACCGGGTAAGAGAGGCAGCCAAAACCAACAAAACACTCAGCCTGGGACTTGAAGCCCTTCGACTGGCCCATGGTGCTGGGACTCTCCTCCTAGGAGGAGGCTGTGTTCACTGTCTGTGACTTCCTCAtgctcccctctgttggtttTCATAGATTTCTAGCTGACTCAGGTGCTTGGTATGTAGCTTGGACAGGGGCAGCAGATGGTAGGGGTTGAGGGCCAGGCCCATTTCTCACTTGACTCCCCAACATTTTACAGAGCAAGAAACTGAGGGACTCAGAAGGTTTGAGTGCCTGGCCAGGGTCACAGAGCTAGCCCGGATTAGATGGGATGGAGTGAGGGACTGAAAGGTAGGTGGGCACTTTTCCTGACCTTGGCCTACCTCCCCTCACTCCAGCTATGGAGACATGGTGCCCAGCACCATTGCTGGCAAGATTTTCGGGTCCATCTGCTCACTCAGTGGCGTCTTGGTCATTGCCCTGCCTGTGCCAGTCATTGTGTCCAACTTTAGCCGCATCTACCACCAGAACCAGCGGGCTGACAAGCGCCGAGCACAGCAGGTAACTGCGCTTTCCATCCGAGCACCTCCCACTCCCTACACCCCAAGCCAGTCTACTTTGGGGCTTACCCACCTGACCTTTTATCTCCTCTCTCTGCAGAAGGTGCGCTTGGCAAGGATCCGATTGGCAAAGAGTGGTACCACCAATGCCTTCCTGCAGTACAAGCAGAATGGGGGCCTTGAGGTGGGTTGGGGCCTGgattggggttgcagtgagccataacaGGGGGAGGAAGGTGCTGCCCTTATTGCTCTGCTCCATCCACTCCAGGACAGCGGCAGTGGCGAGGAACAGGCTCTTTGTGTCAGGAACCGTTCTGCCTTTGAACAGCAACATCACCACTTGCTGCATTGTCTAGAGAAGACAACGGTGAGGCCTAATGTGAGGTGGTATAGCAGAATAGAAAGGGGTCCCTCTGAGGCCATGCCAGTTCTCTCCCTTGGATGGGAGGCTCACTACAAATTGTGGAAATCACACAGAGCTTCCTGGAAGAGGCTACAGGAGAGCCAAGCCTTGAAGGATGGGCAAGGGAAGGCAAGAGGGAGCAATTTACAGAAAGgagagaacagcctgagcaaaggCTTGAGGGTGGGATTAGCTCCCATGGGATGCCCCGTGACCCCGCCTCCCTTCTGCCCACAGTGTCATGAGTTCACAGACGAGCTCACCTTCAGCGAAGCCCTGGGAGCCGTCTCGCCGGGTGGCCGCACCAGCCGCAGCACCTCTGTGTCTTCCCAGCCAATGGGACACGGAAGCCTGCTGTCTTCTTGTTGCCCTCGCAGGGCCAAGCGCCGTGCCATCCGCCTTGCCAACTCCACTGCCTCAGTCAGCCGTGGCAGCATGCAGGAGCTGGACATGCTGGCAGGGCTGCGCAGGAGCCCTGCCCCCCAGAGGTAAGCAGCCCTCCTACCTGCTAGCCACAGCTGGGGAAGCTCAGAGCTTAGACCAGAAGCTCTGAGATTCCATGACTCCAGGCCTAGCAAGTCAAGCTCGAACCCAAACCCCTCCCTACTGGAAGCTTGGGCTTATCTTGTCTGGATCTCATtcttcatccattcttttttttttttttttttttttttgagacagagtctcactgtcacccaggctgaagtgcaatggcgggatctcagctcactgcaacctccacctcctgggttcaagcgattctcctgccgcagcctcatgagtagctggggttacaggcacatgccaccatgcccagctaatttttgtatttttagtagagatgaggttttgccatgttacccagactagtctcaaactcctcacctcaagtgatccacctgcctcagcctcccagagtgctgagattacaggcatgagccacctcgcctggcctcttCATCCATTCTTTcaccaaacatttattgagcacctattgtgtGGCAGGCACAGTTGTAGGCAACTTGGATGTGGCAGTCAATGAACAGACAGAAGCCCCTGTATCCTATTCTAGTGGGATAAGACAGTTAACTTCTATTCTAGTGGGATAGGACAgttaataaacaaatacatagatTATATAGCATATCAAACAGCTGTAAATGCCAAGGAGAAAAGTCAGTCAGGGATGGGGGCTAGAAAGCATagagcaggccaggtgcggtggctcatgcctataatcccaccactttgggaggccaaggcgagcggataacaggagttcgagaccagcctggctaacatagtgaaaccctgtttctattaaaaatacaaaatactagctgggtgtggtggtgtgcacctgtaatcccagttacttgggaggctgaggcaggagaatcacctgaaccagggaggtggaggttccagtgagctgagatcgcaccattgcactccagcttgggcaacaacagcaaaacgctgtctcaaaaaaaaaaaaagaaaagagaaaaaaaaaaagaaaaaaagcatagagCAGGTGGtgatgcagatttttttttttttttttttttttttgagacggagtctcgctctgttgcccaggctggagtgcagtggcgcgatctcagttcactacaagctctgcctcctaggtgcatgccattctcctgcctcagcctcctgagtagctgggactacaggcgcctgccaccacgcctggctaagtttttgtatttttagtagggacagggtttcacagtgttagccaggatggtctcgatctcctgacctcatgatctgcctacctcggcctcccaaagtgctgggattacaggcatgagccaccgcgcctggccttttttttttttttttttttgagactgagtcttgctctcttgccaggctggagtgcagtggctcaatctcggcccactgcaacctctgcctcctgggttcaagcgactctcctgcctcaggctcccaagaagctgggcctataggcatgcggcaccacacccagctaatttttgtatttttagtagagacagggtttcaccatgttggctaggatggtatcgatctcctgacctcatgatccacccacctcggcctcccaaagtgctgggattacaggcgtgagccatcgcgcctggctgcggtttttggtttttcttttgagatgaagttttgctcttgttgcccaggctggagtgcagtggtgcaatctcggctcactgcaacctctgcctcccgggttcagatgattctcctgcctcagcctcccgaatagctgggatcacagatgcccgccaccatacccagctagttttttatatttatttatttatttatttatttatttatttttgagatggagtcctgctctgtcgcccagactggagtgcagtggcgcgatcttggcttactgcaacctctgccccccgggttcaagcagttctctgccttagcctcccaagtagctgggactgcaaatgcgtgccaccatgcccagctaatttttgtatttttagtaaagatggggttttgccatgttggccaggatggtctcaatctcttgaccttgtgatgtggccacctcgacctcctaaagtgctgggattacgggcatgagccactgcacccgccaattttttatatttttagtagagatgaggtttcaccatgttggccaggctggcctcaaactcctgaccttcaggtggtccacctgcctcggcctcccagagtgctgggattacaggcatgagccaccactctcagTTGGTGATGCAGTTTTAATAGTGTGGTCAGGGAAGCCTTTACTGAGGTGACAACTGAGCCAAGACCTGAAGGAGGCAAAGGAGTGGGCTATGCAGAGGAAGGAAGAGCTTTCTAAGCAGAGTgaacagcctgtgcaaaggcctTGAAGCAGATGTGGGTCCACATTAGAGACATAGCAAGGAAGCTATCATGGGTGGAGGAGAGTGAGCTAGGGGGAGAGTGGTAAGAGGCAAACTCAGAAAGGAGTGAGGGTCCCACCTTAGATCCTACTGTAGACACTTTGTAAGGACTTGGACACTGTTAGGAGTAACCATGAGAGAACATTTTCATGTGTATGCTCATTGTGTTCCAGACACTGCTCTGAGCACTTAGTAACATTTtcaatctcatttaatctccacaGCAACCCTATGGGAGATAGTGTTCATTCCACGCTACAGATGAGAGGAGAGAGGTTTGGAGTGGTTAAAATAggaccaggatttgaacccaggactgtCTGACTCTAGAgtcctcactctttttttttttttttttttttttttttttgagacggagtctcgctctgtcgcccaggctggagtgcagtggcgcgatctcggctcactgcaagctccgcctcccgggttcacgccattctcctgcctcagcctcccgagtagctgggactacaggcgcccacaaccgcgcccggctaattttttgtatttttagtagagacggggtttcaccatggtctcgatctcctgaccttgtgatccgcctgcctcggcctcccaaagtgctgggattacaggcgtgagccaccgcgcccggcgagtcCTCACTCTTTACCACCATAATTGGGGATGCAGGAGAAGTACTTACGTCCTTAGCAGTGTCAGGGacccagtaggtgctcaataaatgccatGATTGCTATGGCaagtattaactttttttttttttttttttttttttttgcgactgagtctcactctgttgcccaggctggagtgcagtggcgcaatttcggctcactgcaagctccgcatcctgggttcatgccattctcctgcctcagcctcctgagtagctgggactacaggtgtctgccaccacgcccagctaattttttgtatttgtagtagagatggagtttcaccatgttagccaggatggtctcaatctcctgatctcgtgatccgcctgccttggcctcccaaagtgctgggattacaggcatgagccaccgcgcctagctgataacttttatttatttatttatttatttattttgtgatggagtctcattccgtcgcccaggttgaagtgcagtggtgcaatctcagctcactgcaacctccacctcctgggttcaagcaattctcctgcctcagcctcccaagtagctgggattacaggcatgcgccaccatgcccggctaattttttgtatttagtagagaccaggtttcaccacgttggtcaggctggtcttgaactcctgacctcaggtgatccacccgccttggcttcccaaagtgcagggattacaggcatgagccactgcacccggcctaagaTAACTTTTTAAGAGCCTTCCATCTTTTCCACAGCCGCTCCAGCCTCAATGCCAAGCCCCATGACAGCCTTGACCTGAACTGCGACAGCCGGGACTTCGTGGCTGCCATTATCAGTATCCCTACCCCTCCTGCCAACACCCCAGATGAGAGCCAACCTTCCTCCCCTGGTGGCGGCAGCAGGGCCGGCAGCACCCTcaggaactccagcctgggtacccCTTGCCTCTTCCCTGAGACCGTCAAGATCTCTTCCCTGTGAGGGGTAGACCTGCCCATTCAGAAGGTCCTCTTCATTTTTGGGAAATCCTTTCCAAAGCCATAtttttgggaggcagagagaggcaggCTTGGACACCCCTTCTGCCCCCCTACTGAGAACTATGCAATGGAGTTTCATGAAATGGTCCACATAGTGGGGAAGTAGCCAGGAAATGGGAAACTTCCCCCCACCCCAGACATTTTTCCTGGTGGGAGCTGAAGCACTGGGCTTCCACAGGCCCCTGGCCTCCTTGCCCCAGCACACTGGGACTGGCCCCACTCTCCCAGCTGGACTCCTGCATGCTCCTCCCCTTGGGCTCTCAGTTGAAGGTAAAGCTTTGATCTGATATCTGAGGTCTGGCCTAAGAAGGAGAGTTGAGATTTCCACCTCCCTCTGGCTGGGATATGGAGCTTTGGAGGTTCAGAGAAGAGAACCCTCACCTCTGATCTGGCCTCTACACGAGGTCCTCACCCTCTATCTGGCCCAACAATTCCCAGATTCTGAAGCTTGGAATGCAAACACAGGCTTCATGGGCTGTGGCCTCTGCAGTGACCTGCCATCCCCAGGCCTTGCCTGAGGGGTCAGGCTGCCTCTCCCAACACACAGATAGCACAAATTCTACCATCCCCTTCCCTGGCTGCTGGAAATGGGACCCCGCAACCCTGTCCTCTGCCGGGCCCCCAGCAAACTCTAGCAATAGCAGCTGCTGCCGTGTCATTATGCAAAGCCTCTGACCAGTTTGCTGCAGCATTTACATCTGCCCTAATCAGAGGGGCCACCTCtaactcctcctccttctctcttctcctctggTTTGCCTCCTTCCTGGGTTGGGCTGGAGTCTGGACTGGCCAAGATAAGAGCCTGGCAACCAGCAAGAGCTGGGCTGTATTTGGAGATCATGGGCTGATTCCATGTTCTTGGGCAAGAGTCCAGAAGCATCAGGGGCTCAGGCCTGGGATGTTTTTGAACTTTGGGAGTTATAGGAGACAGGAGgaacttctcctcctcctcccctacaATTCCTTTTCCCAtattcctttcttctccctcttggGTCACCTTCCAGAACTCTGCTCTCAGGCTGAAATCTGGCATCATCTCAGGTTCCCTGTCCCCAGCACTGTCCCCATGGAGCTGGCGGCTGACAAAGATGTAGTTTCCATCAGTCAATAAAACCTGAGAGGAGAGATGAGGACTGAGTATCTCCTGGCTCTGTGGATTTGGGGGCTGGGTTGGGCTTGGGGGTTGAAAACACTCTGATTTCAATCCCTTTTGGCTAGGAGAAGGGCAGGTATGGGTCAAGGTATGGGAGATGGATGGTTGGTGATGTATTCTGGAAGACGGGGATCCAGGAGAAATGAAAGAACGTGGTTTGAGGAGTCCATCTACAGCCAGTGAGGCAGGCCAGGGGGTCCTGAGACATTCCTCCTTGGATATCATCTGCGCCAGCTTCCTgattcacagatggggaaactgagacccagagaaacACATAGAGGAGACTTAAACCCAGGCTTCCTGACAGCAAACAACTCTGAATTTAACCCTAATAAAAGCATCACTTGGTTTGGTGAATTTCCTTTCCTTATGGACGCCCCCTACATTCTCTCTTCTGGGCTACTGGCTACACTAGGTTAGTGTGTGGCTGAGTTCTGTAGAGCACTGAGCAGACAGACCATGGATTCAGGTTGATCTGGGTTCCAGTCCCTGGGTGAGAGAATCATTTACCTTCTCTTGCCTCAGGTTGCTAATCTGTGAAATAGGGATAATTCATTTagtcaccaaatatttattaacttcCATTATGTGCCAGCCCTAGGGATACAAAGGTGGGCAAAGTAGACATTGTCTCTGATGTATAGTTGAGCATGGAAGGCAGACAAGTAATTACAACATGGTGTGGCAGAACTAAGATCCATGGGTTATAGAAGCATGCAGATGGCAGGAGAACTTAACCTGGCCAACACACAAGGAATGAGTTGGAGTTAGCCAGGCAGCAAATCAAAGGATGCAATGttctgggcagagggaacagcatgtgcaatgACCTGGAGGTTAGAGAGTGAGCTCAGGCCTTTGGGGAACTGAAAGTATTTCAGTCCAGCTGGGGAGGAGAGTGTGGGGCTGAGGAGAGGAAGGATGGAGAGGTAGGCCAGATAACAAAAAGCTTTGACGCTATGACGCGAATTTTGAACTTCATCCTAAAGATAGTGGGGACTTCTAAAGGCTTTTAAACAGAAAAGTCATGATGAAGTTTGTGTTTCAGAATGATCATTCTGGCTATGGAGAGTAGATATAGAGAAACAGTCCTGGAAGGAAGAAAAGTAGGGAGGAGGCTTTTATAATAGTTTAGGTGGTAGGGGACAGTGGCTTCGACTAGAGTAGTGGCAGTAGAATTGGAGAGTCTAGAGATTTGGGAGGTAGAATTGGCAGGACTTGGGATTGACAGGCATGTGGGAGTTGAGGAAGAGGGAGCAGTCAAGGTTGACTCCCAGGTTCTGGCTTGGACAACAGCTGGATGGGAGTGCTATTCCCTGGTAAAGGGAACATCAAAGCTGTTAGCACTCAGTGCTAGGTACATAGTAAGTACTTGGTGAAGGGTAGCCATGATTACTATCTTGAGTTCAGTTTTAGATGTGTAGTGAGTGAAATATATGGGGCTAGGGTGAGATGGTCATGAGAAGATTCAATGTGATAATGTGCATCTGGCACAGAGCCATGAACACAACAGGCCTGGTAAACATGAAAGTCCCCTCCTCCCATTAAGTCTCATGAGCAGAAAACACTACTTAGAACCCATTTATTACTTACAGCTTTCAGGGAAGAACTTCAACTAGGGTTAGTATCTGAAGGGAGGCAAGGCTATACTCAAAACAGCTTTCCCATGGTCTCTTTCAGTCAACCTGTTGTATGGCTTGTCTCCTAAGACTGGAAGTGAACTCCAAATACCTTCTTGGTTCATCAGCTCATCTGAACCCCATAACCATTCCCTGAGGTAGTCTGGGCAGGCATTATCATTCCCGTTTTACACATGGGTAATCTCAAAAGCAACACaatgacttgctcaagatcataCAGTTGGTAATGGTCCATCTGTGCCTGGAACTGAGGTCTTTCTGGCTCCAAAGCCTACGATCCTTCCACTGCACC encodes:
- the LOC105493917 gene encoding A-type voltage-gated potassium channel KCND1 isoform X2, whose amino-acid sequence is MLTQECIQAFDEELAFYGLVPELVGDCCLEEYRDRKKENAERLAEDEEAEQAGDGPALPAGSSLRQRLWRAFENPHTSTAALVFYYVTGFFIAVSVIANVVETIPCRGAARRSSREQPCGERFPQAFFCMDTACVLIFTGEYLLRLFAAPSRCRFLRSVMSLIDVVAILPYYIGLLVPKNDDVSGAFVTLRVFRVFRIFKFSRHSQGLRILGYTLKSCASELGFLLFSLTMAIIIFATVMFYAEKGTNKTNFTSIPAAFWYTIVTMTTLGYGDMVPSTIAGKIFGSICSLSGVLVIALPVPVIVSNFSRIYHQNQRADKRRAQQKVRLARIRLAKSGTTNAFLQYKQNGGLEDSGSGEEQALCVRNRSAFEQQHHHLLHCLEKTTCHEFTDELTFSEALGAVSPGGRTSRSTSVSSQPMGHGSLLSSCCPRRAKRRAIRLANSTASVSRGSMQELDMLAGLRRSPAPQSRSSLNAKPHDSLDLNCDSRDFVAAIISIPTPPANTPDESQPSSPGGGSRAGSTLRNSSLGTPCLFPETVKISSL
- the LOC105493917 gene encoding A-type voltage-gated potassium channel KCND1 isoform X1, producing MAAGLATWLPFARAAAVGWLPLAQQPLPPAPGVKTSRGDEVLVVNVSGRRFETWKNTLDRYPDTLLGSSEKEFFYDADSGEYFFDRDPDMFRHVLNFYRTGRLHCPRQECIQAFDEELAFYGLVPELVGDCCLEEYRDRKKENAERLAEDEEAEQAGDGPALPAGSSLRQRLWRAFENPHTSTAALVFYYVTGFFIAVSVIANVVETIPCRGAARRSSREQPCGERFPQAFFCMDTACVLIFTGEYLLRLFAAPSRCRFLRSVMSLIDVVAILPYYIGLLVPKNDDVSGAFVTLRVFRVFRIFKFSRHSQGLRILGYTLKSCASELGFLLFSLTMAIIIFATVMFYAEKGTNKTNFTSIPAAFWYTIVTMTTLGYGDMVPSTIAGKIFGSICSLSGVLVIALPVPVIVSNFSRIYHQNQRADKRRAQQKVRLARIRLAKSGTTNAFLQYKQNGGLEDSGSGEEQALCVRNRSAFEQQHHHLLHCLEKTTCHEFTDELTFSEALGAVSPGGRTSRSTSVSSQPMGHGSLLSSCCPRRAKRRAIRLANSTASVSRGSMQELDMLAGLRRSPAPQSRSSLNAKPHDSLDLNCDSRDFVAAIISIPTPPANTPDESQPSSPGGGSRAGSTLRNSSLGTPCLFPETVKISSL